In Halobaculum limi, one DNA window encodes the following:
- a CDS encoding translation initiation factor eIF-2B yields MIDETIRRIEELQTQSASVVAVDAAEALRELTDRQFRSVEEFERSLERNSRSLRQANTSHAPLYTTQRRILERVDDADTDTVDAAKAALETAIEEVIDRVETTKADASKRAADLIDDGDVLLTHENSSTVMAAFDRALADGKSFDLYVTESRPRYLGRRTARQLAGNDRVDVTIIVDGAAGHVLSECDRVFVGMNCLIDDTVYNRIGTYQIATAAADQDVPFTVVAASSKFIGDSGFTFENADRPAFEVVQEPPDGFDASNPGYDTTPTRLVDAVVTEDGVMQF; encoded by the coding sequence GTGATCGACGAGACGATCCGGCGCATTGAGGAGTTACAGACTCAGAGTGCGTCCGTCGTCGCCGTGGACGCCGCAGAGGCGCTGCGGGAACTGACCGACCGACAATTCCGCAGCGTCGAGGAGTTCGAGCGTTCGCTCGAACGTAACAGTCGGTCGCTACGCCAAGCGAACACGTCGCACGCCCCGCTATATACTACCCAACGACGGATCCTCGAGCGCGTCGACGACGCAGACACCGACACTGTAGACGCGGCGAAGGCGGCGCTCGAAACTGCTATTGAGGAGGTGATCGACCGCGTCGAGACGACTAAGGCAGACGCGAGTAAGCGAGCTGCTGATCTGATCGACGATGGCGACGTACTGTTGACCCACGAGAACTCCTCGACGGTGATGGCCGCGTTTGATCGTGCGCTCGCCGACGGCAAGTCGTTCGATCTGTACGTCACCGAGTCGCGCCCGCGATACCTCGGGCGGCGGACCGCTCGCCAACTCGCCGGCAACGACCGCGTCGACGTGACGATTATCGTCGACGGCGCTGCAGGACACGTTCTCTCAGAGTGTGACCGCGTGTTCGTCGGGATGAACTGCCTCATTGATGATACGGTGTACAACCGGATCGGTACCTACCAGATCGCGACGGCCGCCGCCGATCAGGACGTCCCCTTCACCGTCGTCGCCGCCTCCTCAAAATTTATCGGCGACTCTGGCTTCACCTTCGAGAACGCCGACCGTCCGGCATTCGAGGTGGTCCAAGAACCACCCGACGGGTTCGACGCGAGCAACCCCGGCTACGACACTACGCCGACGCGACTCGTCGACGCCGTCGTGACCGAAGACGGTGTAATGCAGTTTTGA
- a CDS encoding PAS domain S-box protein, giving the protein MTDSETDADDSQSASSTGVYATLRFDQSLCCLGFDEGGSNLLGITPEAVGSDILPQIFRTPEVVRSELQRVQESGRPTTIRWEASATGAVGWGWVRPANDGVSILLSVDEEAKTRNGKLEEHTTPESITARSALLEQTERLANTGGWEYDRRRETLTWTAGTKDIHGVDTGYEPTVEEALSFYHPDDRELLSSLIDRAVDEQEPYDTQARLTTTDGRQRWVRTVGEPVIDADGEVVAVRGAIRDISDERAQERQISLLKRAIDASPVGVTLADVRRDDEPLMYVNQAFEELTGYDESEVLGRNCRFLQGEETREEPVATLRAAIDAGEPATVELRNYRADGTMFWNRLTISPVTDDDGAVTHYVGFQIDVTEAKTLETQLQEFKQAVECSGHAIYITDVDGTITYVNKAFEETTGYRSEEAVGQTPNILNSGQMDDKYFDRLWSEITAGNTFEERIVDRDREGHFYRAHQTISPLIGDDGEVTGFVAVQTDITDQIERSQQVAVLDRVLRHNLRNDMNIVLGHAERLAEALDGDLADSARTIRDTGADLLDLAQKERAIVERLNAPTERTTQHLRSVIDTIVEDLEPAYPDARLTVECPAALTVSATPQVGDALGEFVENALEHTDESPPSVRITAAVRRERTGDAVRISIADRGPGVPESLRQLVTSDRVPDSLTHSDGLGMWIASWVVTRSGGSVDFETRDGGGTVVHVTLPGGLDEPGSGDNHD; this is encoded by the coding sequence ATGACCGATAGCGAGACGGACGCCGACGACAGTCAATCGGCTTCTTCTACCGGCGTTTATGCGACACTCCGCTTCGATCAGTCATTGTGCTGTCTCGGGTTCGATGAGGGAGGATCCAACCTGCTCGGCATCACTCCCGAGGCCGTCGGCTCGGATATCCTTCCGCAGATATTTCGGACCCCCGAAGTGGTCCGTTCTGAACTCCAGAGGGTCCAAGAGAGCGGTCGCCCGACGACGATACGCTGGGAGGCCTCAGCGACGGGGGCCGTCGGTTGGGGATGGGTTCGACCAGCGAATGACGGTGTATCGATCCTGCTGTCGGTCGACGAGGAGGCAAAAACGCGGAACGGCAAACTAGAGGAACACACCACCCCCGAGTCGATCACCGCTCGCAGCGCACTCCTCGAACAGACTGAACGCCTCGCGAACACTGGTGGGTGGGAGTACGACCGCAGGCGAGAGACACTCACGTGGACTGCAGGCACGAAAGATATCCACGGTGTTGACACTGGGTACGAACCGACAGTTGAAGAAGCACTTTCGTTCTACCATCCAGACGACCGAGAACTGCTCAGCAGTCTCATCGACCGAGCAGTCGACGAGCAGGAACCGTACGACACGCAGGCCCGTCTCACGACGACCGATGGCCGACAACGGTGGGTCCGCACCGTAGGAGAGCCGGTCATAGATGCCGATGGCGAGGTCGTCGCCGTCCGGGGTGCGATTCGAGACATCTCCGACGAGCGTGCACAAGAGCGACAGATCTCGCTGCTCAAACGAGCTATCGATGCCTCCCCGGTCGGTGTGACATTGGCGGACGTCCGCCGCGACGACGAACCCCTGATGTACGTCAACCAGGCGTTCGAGGAACTCACCGGCTACGACGAGTCAGAGGTACTCGGTCGGAACTGTCGGTTCCTCCAGGGGGAGGAGACGCGTGAAGAGCCCGTCGCAACACTGCGTGCGGCTATCGACGCCGGCGAACCGGCGACGGTCGAACTGCGCAACTACCGAGCCGACGGGACGATGTTCTGGAACCGCCTGACGATCTCACCCGTCACCGACGACGACGGCGCAGTGACACACTACGTCGGGTTCCAGATCGACGTCACCGAGGCGAAGACACTCGAGACGCAGTTACAGGAGTTCAAGCAGGCGGTCGAGTGTTCCGGCCACGCCATCTACATCACTGACGTCGACGGGACGATCACGTACGTCAACAAAGCGTTCGAGGAGACCACGGGCTACCGCTCAGAGGAAGCGGTGGGTCAGACCCCGAACATCCTCAACTCCGGGCAGATGGACGACAAGTACTTCGACCGCCTCTGGAGTGAGATCACCGCCGGCAACACCTTCGAGGAACGGATCGTCGACCGGGACCGCGAGGGGCACTTCTACCGCGCTCACCAGACGATTTCGCCGTTGATCGGCGACGACGGTGAGGTGACCGGGTTCGTCGCCGTACAGACCGACATCACAGACCAGATCGAACGCTCCCAACAGGTCGCGGTCCTCGACCGGGTGTTGCGCCACAACCTCCGCAACGATATGAACATCGTCCTCGGTCACGCGGAACGACTCGCCGAGGCACTCGACGGCGATCTCGCGGACTCCGCCCGGACGATTCGAGACACTGGGGCAGACTTACTCGATCTCGCACAGAAGGAGCGCGCTATCGTCGAACGCCTGAACGCACCCACGGAGCGGACTACACAGCATCTGCGGTCGGTGATCGACACCATCGTCGAGGATCTGGAACCGGCGTACCCGGACGCACGACTGACCGTCGAGTGTCCGGCGGCGTTGACCGTGAGTGCGACACCACAGGTCGGCGACGCACTCGGTGAGTTCGTGGAGAACGCGCTGGAGCACACCGACGAATCCCCCCCGTCGGTTCGTATCACCGCGGCGGTGCGCCGAGAGCGGACGGGAGACGCAGTTCGGATCTCGATCGCGGACCGGGGACCAGGCGTCCCCGAATCGCTGCGCCAACTCGTCACCTCCGACCGGGTGCCGGACTCGCTGACTCACTCCGACGGCCTCGGGATGTGGATCGCGAGTTGGGTCGTGACACGGTCAGGCGGGTCGGTCGACTTCGAGACGCGCGACGGTGGCGGGACAGTCGTCCACGTAACGCTCCCTGGCGGCCTTGACGAACCCGGCAGTGGCGATAACCACGACTGA
- a CDS encoding DUF3592 domain-containing protein, which produces MSDDGLQIDGPDSLRGALLFLVVGVAVAGYGVVDYTGQSDAVADAVEVDATVTAVGVEEASTPGEGTVDYTPRVRFEYDFRGTAYTGTRLYPATIAPEYDTRSAAEDAISDIDEGDTVTAFVDPSDPDGAFLRRDTSNAPLLAVAIGGVLALFGGYTTTKRLRAR; this is translated from the coding sequence ATGAGCGACGACGGACTGCAGATCGACGGTCCCGACTCCCTACGTGGGGCGCTCCTCTTCCTCGTCGTCGGTGTCGCCGTCGCTGGCTACGGGGTCGTCGACTACACCGGACAGAGTGACGCCGTCGCAGACGCCGTCGAGGTCGACGCGACCGTGACCGCGGTGGGCGTCGAGGAAGCGTCTACTCCTGGCGAGGGAACCGTCGACTACACGCCGCGAGTTCGGTTTGAGTACGACTTCCGGGGGACGGCGTACACCGGAACCCGACTGTATCCGGCGACTATCGCTCCCGAGTACGACACTCGATCCGCGGCCGAGGACGCCATCTCAGACATCGACGAGGGAGACACCGTCACCGCGTTCGTCGACCCGAGCGACCCCGACGGCGCGTTCCTCCGGCGCGACACGTCGAACGCGCCGCTACTCGCTGTCGCTATCGGCGGCGTGTTGGCGTTGTTCGGCGGGTACACCACGACGAAGCGACTGCGAGCGCGGTGA
- a CDS encoding HAD family hydrolase codes for MTLYDRLYELYGEFDTESLRAYREFVDLFPPLDSRVALDRWDEANDDLSERRDRIERAFGPVAGETLAEVAAMADRESAFTALDLHGKYGRAPNALVLDVDETLRSAGDTDNEIPRETLHLLTEFAELGVPLVICTGQTLENVKGFLIQGLGNELVHSGDVSVVYEAGAGVFTPGSGADTKRLLYDELEDDVRGTVDYVRDGILHEAPERVRRGCHLQGNEFNVTLKPNYETGSDDAEAVIDEAMVHLLGLVGEAVEERTDIEDGPAAARAYYGDADPEIEGAISRAGGDVPETVPEAAVPLFERLEVALYRADAAELAAADLHKAAGVEASLEVLGIDDPFVCVMGDSKSDLRVMEWAEQHEAGVSAAPEHSSANVLDHVRATDDLVFAPGGAADVLRTMYAWRCLADLDDLDD; via the coding sequence ATGACCCTCTACGATCGCCTGTACGAACTGTACGGCGAGTTCGACACCGAGTCGTTGCGCGCGTATCGGGAGTTCGTCGACCTGTTCCCACCGCTGGACTCGCGGGTGGCACTGGATCGGTGGGACGAAGCCAACGACGACCTCTCGGAGCGCCGTGACCGCATCGAACGCGCGTTCGGCCCTGTCGCTGGCGAGACGCTCGCGGAAGTCGCCGCGATGGCGGATCGGGAGTCGGCGTTCACCGCACTCGACCTCCACGGCAAGTACGGCCGTGCGCCGAACGCACTCGTCTTAGACGTGGACGAGACGCTTCGTTCCGCCGGTGACACGGACAACGAGATTCCACGCGAGACGCTCCACCTCCTCACAGAGTTTGCGGAGTTGGGCGTCCCACTGGTCATCTGCACCGGCCAGACCTTAGAGAACGTCAAGGGCTTCCTCATCCAGGGGCTCGGCAACGAACTCGTCCACTCGGGCGACGTCTCGGTCGTCTACGAGGCCGGCGCAGGCGTGTTCACGCCTGGCAGCGGGGCCGACACCAAGCGCCTCCTGTATGACGAGCTTGAGGACGACGTACGCGGCACTGTCGACTACGTTCGCGACGGCATCCTCCACGAAGCGCCCGAACGCGTCCGCCGTGGCTGTCACCTCCAAGGCAACGAGTTCAACGTCACCCTGAAACCGAACTACGAGACGGGGAGCGACGACGCCGAGGCCGTCATTGACGAGGCGATGGTCCACCTCCTCGGTCTCGTCGGCGAGGCGGTTGAGGAGCGAACCGATATCGAGGACGGCCCAGCAGCTGCACGAGCGTACTACGGTGACGCTGACCCCGAAATCGAGGGGGCGATCTCCCGGGCTGGCGGGGACGTGCCCGAGACGGTTCCGGAGGCAGCAGTGCCGTTGTTCGAGCGGCTTGAGGTAGCGCTGTATCGCGCCGACGCTGCAGAACTCGCGGCCGCCGACCTCCACAAGGCAGCCGGCGTTGAGGCATCGCTTGAGGTGTTGGGCATCGACGACCCGTTCGTCTGCGTGATGGGCGACTCGAAGTCTGACCTGCGGGTGATGGAGTGGGCCGAACAGCACGAGGCCGGCGTTTCGGCCGCGCCCGAACACTCGTCGGCGAACGTGCTGGATCACGTTCGCGCGACTGATGACCTCGTGTTTGCGCCCGGCGGCGCGGCCGACGTACTCCGGACGATGTACGCTTGGCGGTGTCTCGCCGACCTCGACGATCTTGACGACTGA
- a CDS encoding ABC transporter ATP-binding protein, protein MTEAVLRGSDITVDRGGERILDGVSISVPEDGRVLIQGPSGAGKTTLFNVLGLLAPPTDGTLYVDGKSTADLKERHRARIRRDTVGFVFQDFQLIPDLSAWENAALPQDHRGERDEAWLRELFESLGIADLADQYPATLSGGEKQRVAIARALANDPAVILADEPTGQLDPDTADQVLDLLFDVQANAGTALVVISHDQRLMDRFDDNLLLADGSLSAV, encoded by the coding sequence ATGACTGAGGCGGTGCTCCGCGGATCGGACATAACGGTCGACCGTGGGGGTGAACGAATCCTCGATGGGGTTTCGATCAGCGTTCCCGAAGACGGGCGGGTCCTGATCCAAGGACCAAGTGGCGCAGGGAAGACGACGTTGTTCAACGTGCTCGGCCTTCTTGCTCCGCCCACAGATGGCACCCTGTATGTCGACGGCAAGTCGACGGCAGACCTCAAGGAGCGACACCGCGCACGCATCCGTCGCGACACGGTTGGATTCGTATTTCAGGATTTCCAGTTGATCCCCGACCTCTCGGCGTGGGAGAACGCTGCACTCCCACAAGACCATCGAGGCGAGCGTGATGAAGCGTGGCTGCGTGAGTTATTTGAGTCGCTCGGTATTGCTGATCTCGCCGACCAGTACCCCGCAACACTCTCCGGTGGAGAGAAACAGCGTGTCGCCATCGCGCGTGCGCTCGCTAATGACCCTGCAGTGATTCTCGCAGACGAACCAACCGGACAACTTGACCCAGACACTGCCGACCAGGTGTTGGACCTGTTGTTCGACGTGCAGGCGAACGCCGGGACAGCACTGGTTGTGATTAGCCACGACCAACGGCTGATGGACCGCTTCGATGACAACCTCCTATTGGCCGACGGGTCG